The Nitrosomonas communis genome has a segment encoding these proteins:
- a CDS encoding GNAT family N-acetyltransferase, which produces MHLRKGSLHDAARIAALVNSAYRGDSSRHGWTTEADFIDGQRTDTSEIEEILSADNQCILLAERNEEIIGCVHLEKRDANVCYFGMFVVKPELQAQGLGKRLIMEAERFASHRLACTIMQMHVISIRNELIAWYERRGYRRTDERRPFPYGNERFGIPLRDDLEFIVFVKELKVN; this is translated from the coding sequence ATGCATTTGCGTAAGGGGTCATTGCACGATGCCGCGCGCATCGCCGCGCTGGTAAATTCTGCTTACCGCGGGGATAGCAGCCGTCACGGCTGGACGACTGAAGCAGACTTTATTGACGGCCAGCGCACAGACACATCCGAGATTGAGGAAATCTTGTCCGCTGATAATCAATGCATTCTCCTCGCCGAGCGCAATGAGGAAATCATTGGCTGCGTCCATCTAGAAAAACGCGATGCCAATGTCTGCTATTTCGGTATGTTTGTCGTGAAACCGGAGTTGCAGGCGCAGGGCCTCGGGAAACGCCTCATTATGGAAGCTGAGCGATTCGCATCACACCGGCTCGCCTGTACCATTATGCAAATGCACGTCATCTCAATTCGAAACGAGCTAATCGCTTGGTACGAGCGCCGTGGATATCGTCGAACCGACGAACGTCGTCCGTTCCCATATGGCAACGAACGCTTCGGTATTCCGCTTCGAGATGATCTCGAATTCATCGTCTTTGTGAAAGAATTAAAGGTTAATTAG
- a CDS encoding IS5 family transposase translates to MQLGFFDLDNRYAQLSKLNDPLEELNRIIDWNLFADLLAETTTKPRKSEAGRKPFDRVMLFKMLVLQRMNNLSDDRLEYQVRDRLSFMRFLGLGLAGVVPDAKTMWSFREELKENHLMDRLFARFDECLRELEVELKSGQIIDATFVSVPKQRNTREENKMIKEDAVPIEWGQNPHKLAQKDIDARWTKKNSESFYGYKDHVNMDRDTKLITTWEVTSAQIHDSQVLEEVLQSPEVGGADIYADSAYRSNAQEESLVTSKYTSQIHEKGARNHPLTQAQKSSNKEKSRVRARVEHVFGSMTNELGGITIRTIGYGRAKVQIGLLNLVYNIKRVATLIRKGYFSFDRVSAPEMA, encoded by the coding sequence ATGCAACTCGGTTTTTTTGACCTTGACAATCGATATGCTCAGCTAAGTAAGTTAAATGATCCGCTTGAAGAGCTGAATCGCATAATCGATTGGAATCTATTCGCTGATCTTCTTGCAGAGACAACGACGAAGCCCCGGAAAAGTGAAGCAGGCCGCAAACCCTTTGATCGGGTGATGCTATTCAAAATGCTGGTATTACAAAGAATGAATAATCTGTCGGATGATCGGCTGGAGTATCAAGTCCGGGACCGGTTGAGTTTCATGCGGTTTTTGGGACTTGGTCTGGCAGGGGTAGTGCCTGACGCAAAGACCATGTGGTCGTTCCGGGAAGAGTTGAAAGAGAACCATCTGATGGATCGTCTGTTTGCAAGATTCGATGAATGTTTACGAGAGTTGGAGGTAGAACTGAAGTCAGGTCAGATCATTGATGCGACCTTTGTGAGTGTGCCTAAACAACGCAATACACGTGAAGAAAACAAGATGATTAAAGAAGATGCCGTTCCGATTGAATGGGGACAGAATCCCCACAAACTGGCGCAAAAAGACATTGATGCGCGTTGGACGAAGAAGAACAGCGAATCATTTTATGGTTACAAAGATCACGTCAATATGGATCGCGATACCAAGCTGATAACCACATGGGAAGTTACTTCAGCGCAAATTCATGACAGTCAGGTTTTGGAAGAAGTGCTGCAATCCCCTGAAGTGGGAGGCGCAGATATTTATGCGGACTCAGCATACCGCAGCAATGCACAGGAAGAAAGTCTGGTCACCTCAAAATACACGAGTCAGATTCACGAAAAAGGCGCTCGCAATCATCCCCTCACGCAAGCACAAAAATCCAGTAACAAAGAGAAATCACGGGTGCGTGCACGAGTCGAGCATGTGTTTGGTTCGATGACGAATGAACTGGGCGGAATCACGATTCGTACCATAGGTTATGGGAGAGCAAAAGTACAAATAGGCTTACTCAACCTCGTCTATAACATCAAGCGTGTAGCGACGCTGATTCGAAAAGGGTATTTCAGTTTCGATAGGGTTAGTGCGCCCGAAATGGCTTAA
- a CDS encoding winged helix-turn-helix transcriptional regulator, with protein sequence MNDEMDKSIFERSYCPITCSLDLLGDKWTLLIIRDLLLGKKRYQEFLESPERIATNILSDRLKKIETAGLAIQQAYQQKPIRYEYVLTKKGKDLKPVLQALVQWGKTYYPGTKVFEAIDR encoded by the coding sequence ATGAATGATGAAATGGATAAATCGATTTTTGAGCGGTCATATTGCCCAATTACGTGCTCACTCGATCTTCTGGGCGATAAATGGACTTTACTGATTATTCGTGATCTGCTATTAGGTAAAAAACGCTATCAAGAATTTCTGGAATCTCCAGAACGCATTGCTACTAATATATTGTCAGACAGATTAAAGAAGATAGAAACTGCCGGGCTTGCCATTCAACAAGCATATCAACAGAAACCAATTCGATATGAATATGTTTTGACAAAAAAAGGAAAGGATCTTAAACCTGTACTTCAAGCTTTAGTTCAATGGGGTAAAACATATTACCCTGGGACTAAAGTTTTTGAAGCTATTGATCGATGA
- a CDS encoding DUF72 domain-containing protein — protein MEKSTLTREQRREIREIKRQKQRENNVLRASKMHKLRLASNIHSPVRPPAFEGMIYHIGCSGWFYWHWRNVFYPEGLATKDWFAHYAKIFKTVEINASFYSWPTEATVRSWIKQAGLRRFVYSVKACELITHTKKFKGTEELVKDFGHIATILGDRMGCFLYQVPPSYRYSPARLKAIVSQLQTGQRNVVEFRHVSWWNEKVYTALKEANLIFCSCSAPRLPDELIKTAEDIYIRFHGKKAWYRHDYSDDELKEWARRIQQVNAKTVWIYFNNDFDGNAIKNAESMARLLKNKISIPNL, from the coding sequence ATGGAAAAGTCTACTCTGACCCGAGAGCAACGGCGCGAGATACGCGAAATTAAACGCCAAAAGCAGCGGGAGAATAATGTTCTTAGAGCATCTAAAATGCATAAACTTAGGCTTGCTTCTAACATTCATTCTCCAGTAAGGCCGCCTGCTTTCGAGGGAATGATCTATCATATAGGCTGTTCTGGATGGTTTTACTGGCACTGGCGCAATGTATTTTACCCCGAAGGTCTGGCAACAAAGGACTGGTTTGCCCATTACGCCAAGATTTTTAAGACGGTTGAAATCAATGCGTCATTCTACTCATGGCCAACAGAAGCCACAGTGAGAAGCTGGATCAAACAGGCTGGCCTGAGAAGGTTCGTTTATTCGGTTAAGGCGTGCGAGCTGATTACTCATACGAAAAAATTCAAAGGCACGGAGGAACTGGTAAAGGATTTCGGGCACATCGCTACGATCCTTGGCGACCGGATGGGATGCTTTCTGTATCAGGTACCGCCAAGTTACCGTTATAGCCCAGCAAGACTTAAAGCGATTGTGAGCCAGCTTCAAACTGGGCAAAGGAACGTAGTCGAATTCCGCCATGTGAGTTGGTGGAATGAGAAGGTCTATACGGCCCTAAAAGAGGCCAATCTCATATTCTGTTCGTGCAGTGCACCTCGGCTGCCGGACGAGTTGATCAAGACAGCGGAGGACATTTACATTCGCTTTCATGGCAAAAAGGCATGGTATCGCCATGACTACAGCGATGACGAATTGAAGGAATGGGCCAGGCGAATTCAGCAGGTCAACGCCAAGACAGTTTGGATTTATTTCAACAATGATTTTGACGGTAATGCGATTAAAAATGCAGAATCTATGGCGCGTCTGTTGAAGAACAAGATATCAATTCCGAACCTGTAG
- a CDS encoding KGG domain-containing protein has product MPTNKGKDEDNKGTSQRGFASMDEEKQREIASKGGRAAHEKGTAHEFTSEEAREAGRAAHEKGTAHEFTSEEAREAGRKGGHAAHEKGTAHEFSSEEAREAGRKGGQSGGKGRSEDEDESSSSTRGGTSEQHAKAGSQSHKNR; this is encoded by the coding sequence ATGCCTACGAATAAAGGAAAGGATGAGGACAATAAGGGCACCAGCCAGCGTGGTTTTGCTTCTATGGACGAAGAAAAACAGCGTGAAATTGCGAGCAAGGGCGGCCGTGCAGCTCACGAGAAGGGCACTGCGCATGAGTTCACTTCAGAAGAAGCACGCGAGGCGGGCCGTGCGGCTCACGAGAAGGGTACCGCTCATGAGTTTACTTCTGAAGAGGCGCGTGAAGCGGGCAGGAAAGGAGGGCATGCTGCTCATGAAAAAGGTACAGCCCATGAGTTTAGCTCGGAAGAGGCACGTGAGGCAGGTCGTAAAGGTGGACAGTCAGGTGGCAAAGGCCGCTCTGAGGATGAAGATGAATCATCTTCCTCTACCCGTGGCGGGACATCTGAGCAGCATGCTAAAGCAGGCAGCCAAAGCCATAAAAATCGCTAA
- a CDS encoding winged helix-turn-helix domain-containing protein: protein MTIPDYQTCMLPLLKYIEDGKEYLMRKAIDSLANHFQLTPAERPKLLPSGQQTIFHNRVGRTKSYLNVSST, encoded by the coding sequence ATGACGATCCCTGATTATCAAACCTGCATGCTACCACTCCTGAAATATATAGAAGACGGAAAAGAGTATTTAATGCGTAAGGCTATTGATTCGCTTGCAAATCACTTTCAACTAACACCTGCTGAGCGACCAAAATTACTACCGAGCGGCCAGCAAACGATATTTCACAATAGAGTTGGCAGGACAAAATCTTATCTTAACGTGAGTTCGACATAA
- a CDS encoding glutathione S-transferase family protein: MIKLYQFERTWGIPNLSPFCCKIETYLRMAGIEYEIKPALPFSTPKGKLPYIQDNNEAIGDSRFIINYLKSIYKDLDEGRSAAELAGAIAMQRLLDEHLFWILLYSRWQYTDENWQINKKAIFGGLPPIIRDIVANRWRPKIKRQIYGHGTGRHQAEEIFTLGKLDIDALSASLGSKRYFLGHQPTTLDACAFGHLINIIGCPIESPLKEHGLSKNNLIDYVERIQGEFYQDLKNSNPSLTPQVEIP, translated from the coding sequence ATGATAAAACTTTATCAATTTGAACGCACCTGGGGAATTCCAAACTTAAGCCCATTTTGCTGCAAAATCGAAACGTATCTACGCATGGCTGGTATTGAATATGAAATCAAACCGGCACTACCTTTTAGTACTCCCAAAGGTAAATTGCCCTACATTCAGGATAACAATGAAGCAATAGGCGATTCTCGTTTTATCATTAATTACCTTAAATCAATTTACAAAGATTTGGACGAAGGACGAAGTGCGGCGGAATTGGCAGGAGCCATAGCGATGCAACGTTTGCTTGATGAACATTTGTTCTGGATTTTGCTTTATTCGCGTTGGCAATATACAGATGAAAATTGGCAAATTAACAAGAAAGCAATTTTTGGTGGGCTACCTCCCATTATTCGGGATATTGTTGCAAATAGATGGCGTCCAAAAATCAAACGACAAATTTATGGTCATGGTACTGGCAGGCATCAAGCAGAAGAAATTTTTACATTAGGTAAACTAGATATTGATGCGTTATCAGCAAGTCTGGGGAGTAAGCGGTATTTTCTAGGGCATCAACCTACTACATTGGATGCTTGTGCCTTCGGTCACTTAATTAATATTATCGGCTGTCCAATTGAATCCCCCCTTAAGGAACATGGTTTGTCAAAAAACAACTTAATTGATTATGTTGAACGAATTCAAGGTGAATTCTATCAAGATCTGAAAAATAGTAATCCTTCCTTAACTCCTCAAGTTGAAATACCGTGA
- a CDS encoding MMPL family transporter → MGARLVNFLEWLENWLLRFPKTLIFLMLMLCVVSVYYAVHNLRIDTDTTKILSNKLPFLQDRERFLKAFPQDNEAILVVIDAPIPERTSEALNYLKNKFSQDTQNIQSIFIPGEGKFFERHGLLYLDLEKLHELVNTLAEAQPFIGVLADDNSLSSLFSIIERAITTTTEDQKLPVDLNPLLEKISNGIQAVIKDENYQLSWQQLIFGENEALLSTQCYMLLKPKLDFTAVQPSEVALNSIRTIVKTAKTQFPDVRVRLTGEVVLENDELESIEQSTLIASSISLLLVCLLLLIGLKSVRLVLITFTLLVIGLALTAGFATLAVGHLNLISISFAVLYIGISDDFTVQILLRYRELQQQNLTQAQALAEAIRKVGPSITLCAITTTTGFFSFIPTAYVGVSELGVIAGGGIVIALIVSLIMLPALLILFPLNPAKVQAEQNIFPQWVYHFPIQHRIAIKWSALVLTLAGAMLLTQVRFDFNPLNLRDPESESLSTFRELLETKNSSPLTLTTLANSKQEVLNTVQKLETLDSVESVVTIFNFLPNNQEEKLIIMQDLSLILGLYITSFPPLIEDSLERNEQSLRNFLASTDRSLAANPSKPRAENLHRLHGDLQRLMEVLGKLPLEERAARLTQLQWNLLGTLNESMNRLLMGLQADIVTLNKLPGDLAERWLNPEGIYRIQIFPKKNLNDQENLKDFIADVRTVAPHATDLPVIYLESGNAVVSAFQDALMYALTTIFLAVLVMHRSLKDTVLILLPLLIMAILIGASTVLLDIAFNFANIIVIPLLLGLGVNSGIYIMHRLHSMPNKEQDVLKTSTARGVILGNLTTLCSFVSMAFSPHLGLASMGLLLSIGLTLIILISLLVLPAFACKSANY, encoded by the coding sequence ATGGGTGCACGTTTAGTAAATTTTCTAGAGTGGCTAGAAAATTGGCTTTTACGGTTTCCTAAGACACTGATTTTTCTTATGCTTATGCTATGTGTGGTCAGTGTCTACTATGCTGTGCACAATTTAAGAATCGATACAGATACGACTAAGATCCTGTCTAATAAATTACCTTTCCTTCAAGATCGAGAGCGCTTTCTTAAAGCTTTTCCGCAGGATAACGAAGCTATTTTGGTTGTCATAGATGCGCCGATACCTGAAAGAACGAGCGAGGCGCTCAACTACCTCAAAAATAAATTCTCTCAAGACACACAAAACATCCAGTCAATTTTCATTCCTGGAGAAGGGAAATTTTTCGAACGTCATGGTCTGCTTTACCTCGATCTCGAAAAACTTCATGAATTGGTCAATACCTTGGCAGAAGCCCAGCCCTTTATTGGTGTTCTGGCTGATGACAATAGTCTGAGCAGCCTATTTTCTATTATAGAGCGAGCTATCACAACAACCACCGAAGATCAGAAGTTACCAGTGGATCTGAATCCGCTGCTCGAAAAAATCAGCAATGGGATACAAGCAGTTATTAAAGATGAAAATTATCAGCTTTCCTGGCAGCAATTGATATTTGGAGAGAATGAAGCGTTGCTGAGCACGCAGTGTTATATGCTACTCAAACCGAAATTAGATTTCACCGCTGTACAACCTTCAGAAGTGGCGCTGAATAGTATCCGCACCATCGTCAAAACAGCAAAAACACAATTTCCCGATGTACGGGTCAGGCTTACCGGGGAAGTGGTGCTAGAAAATGATGAGCTGGAAAGTATAGAGCAGAGTACGCTGATTGCCTCGTCGATTTCTTTGCTCCTGGTCTGCCTTTTATTATTGATTGGCCTTAAGTCTGTGAGGCTGGTGTTGATAACTTTCACGTTGCTGGTCATCGGTCTGGCGCTCACCGCAGGCTTCGCTACACTTGCTGTGGGTCATCTCAACCTGATTTCTATTTCTTTTGCTGTTTTGTACATTGGTATCAGCGACGATTTCACCGTTCAGATTTTGTTACGCTATCGGGAATTGCAACAGCAGAATCTTACCCAAGCCCAGGCACTAGCAGAAGCCATTCGTAAAGTTGGGCCCTCGATCACACTTTGTGCCATTACCACGACAACGGGCTTCTTTTCTTTTATACCCACTGCTTACGTCGGTGTTTCCGAGCTTGGTGTAATTGCTGGGGGAGGAATAGTTATTGCCTTAATCGTTTCTTTGATAATGTTGCCGGCATTACTCATACTGTTTCCGCTAAATCCAGCCAAGGTACAAGCAGAGCAAAATATCTTTCCTCAATGGGTCTATCATTTTCCGATTCAACATCGGATAGCTATCAAGTGGAGTGCATTAGTACTCACCTTGGCCGGTGCTATGTTATTGACTCAAGTACGGTTCGATTTTAATCCCCTTAATCTACGAGATCCCGAAAGCGAATCCCTCTCTACTTTTAGGGAGTTGCTGGAAACAAAAAACTCATCTCCTTTAACACTGACAACTCTGGCTAACAGCAAGCAGGAAGTTCTTAATACCGTACAGAAGTTGGAGACACTAGATTCCGTCGAAAGTGTTGTTACCATATTCAATTTTTTGCCAAATAATCAGGAAGAAAAACTGATAATCATGCAGGATCTCTCTTTAATATTGGGCCTGTATATAACCTCTTTCCCTCCATTGATAGAAGATAGCTTAGAAAGAAATGAACAGTCATTGAGGAATTTTCTTGCCAGTACTGACAGAAGCTTGGCTGCAAATCCATCAAAACCACGAGCAGAAAATTTGCATCGGCTTCATGGTGACTTGCAACGTTTGATGGAGGTTTTAGGAAAACTGCCTTTAGAGGAGCGGGCGGCAAGATTAACGCAGTTACAATGGAATTTATTGGGTACTTTGAATGAATCTATGAACAGGCTATTGATGGGTCTTCAAGCAGACATCGTCACACTGAATAAATTACCCGGGGATTTGGCAGAACGCTGGCTGAACCCTGAGGGAATTTACCGAATCCAAATATTTCCCAAGAAAAACCTCAACGATCAAGAAAATCTCAAAGACTTCATCGCCGATGTAAGAACGGTGGCACCTCATGCCACGGATTTGCCCGTAATTTACCTGGAATCTGGTAATGCCGTAGTATCAGCCTTTCAGGATGCGCTAATGTATGCACTGACCACCATTTTTCTGGCTGTATTGGTCATGCATCGTAGCCTCAAAGATACGGTTCTTATTCTGCTGCCGTTGCTGATAATGGCGATACTTATAGGCGCATCAACAGTCCTGCTGGATATTGCGTTCAATTTTGCCAATATTATCGTCATTCCCTTGTTATTGGGGTTGGGTGTGAACAGCGGTATTTACATTATGCATCGACTTCATTCCATGCCAAATAAGGAACAGGATGTATTAAAAACGAGTACGGCAAGAGGTGTGATTTTAGGCAATTTGACTACACTTTGCAGTTTTGTCAGCATGGCATTCTCACCTCATTTAGGATTGGCCAGCATGGGGTTGCTATTGTCCATCGGGCTTACTTTGATCATCTTGATTTCCTTGTTAGTGCTTCCAGCCTTCGCCTGCAAATCAGCAAACTATTAG
- a CDS encoding CsbD family protein gives MNWNQIEGNWKQFKGKIKEQWGNLTDDHLDTIAGKRDQLVGRIQESYGISKEEAEKQVGEWERNLKD, from the coding sequence ATGAACTGGAATCAAATAGAAGGTAATTGGAAACAATTCAAAGGTAAAATCAAGGAACAATGGGGCAACCTCACGGACGATCATCTCGACACAATTGCCGGGAAGCGCGATCAGCTGGTTGGCCGTATTCAAGAATCATATGGAATCAGTAAGGAAGAAGCGGAAAAGCAAGTTGGTGAATGGGAAAGAAACCTTAAAGATTAA
- a CDS encoding DUF421 domain-containing protein: MNINWNEIFGITVSPLELVVRGTAIYFFLFVIFRVLIKRRVGSIGMADILILVIVADAAQNGMAGDYRSVSEAFILIGTIICWNQFLDWLSFHVPQLKSVLEPAPLLLINKGQILWRNMQKEYMTESELLSKLREHEITDLKEIEKAYMESDGQITVLKKKP, translated from the coding sequence ATGAATATTAACTGGAACGAAATTTTTGGCATTACCGTTTCTCCGTTAGAGCTTGTGGTACGTGGTACTGCCATCTACTTTTTCCTTTTTGTTATTTTCCGGGTGTTGATTAAACGGCGAGTCGGTTCAATCGGAATGGCTGATATCCTTATACTTGTCATTGTTGCAGATGCGGCTCAAAATGGTATGGCTGGTGATTATCGCTCAGTAAGTGAAGCATTTATCCTTATCGGCACTATTATTTGCTGGAATCAGTTTCTCGATTGGCTTTCTTTTCATGTGCCACAACTTAAATCAGTGTTAGAACCGGCCCCTCTCTTACTTATAAATAAAGGCCAGATTCTTTGGCGCAACATGCAAAAAGAATATATGACAGAATCAGAGTTACTTTCTAAATTGCGTGAGCATGAAATTACCGATCTAAAAGAAATTGAAAAGGCATACATGGAATCTGACGGGCAGATTACAGTTTTAAAGAAGAAACCCTAA
- a CDS encoding IS982 family transposase, translated as MDTTTIFCESDEFCKEFEPQWEQHLLESSLKQRRRQGALCLSEIMTIMVGFHLSGYRTFKHYYLNYVLRYQRDYFPGLVSYHRFVELLQGSLVPLCCFLTSRFGQCSGISFIDSTKISVCHNRRIGSHQVMAGFAARGKTSMGWFYGFKLHLVINDQGELPGVKITAGNVDDRDPVPEVTRSLFGKLFGDRGYISQSLFEQLREQGVQLITKVRKNMKNKLLPLFDKLLLRKRSIIESVNDQLKNISQIEHSRHRSPVNFFVNLIAGLVAYTFREKKPSLNIRLPQALPVVI; from the coding sequence ATGGATACTACAACGATTTTTTGTGAGAGTGACGAATTTTGTAAAGAGTTTGAGCCGCAATGGGAGCAGCACTTATTAGAGTCATCGCTGAAACAGCGTCGGCGGCAAGGAGCGCTGTGTCTAAGCGAAATCATGACCATCATGGTCGGGTTTCATCTATCCGGGTACCGGACGTTTAAACACTATTACCTGAATTACGTGTTGAGGTATCAGCGTGATTATTTTCCAGGGTTGGTGAGTTACCACCGCTTTGTGGAGCTGTTGCAAGGTAGCCTGGTGCCTTTGTGCTGTTTTCTGACCAGTCGCTTTGGGCAATGTAGTGGGATCAGTTTCATTGATTCGACTAAGATTAGTGTGTGCCATAATCGCCGTATTGGGTCTCATCAAGTAATGGCAGGGTTTGCTGCCCGGGGAAAGACCAGCATGGGTTGGTTTTATGGATTCAAGCTGCACCTGGTCATTAATGACCAGGGAGAATTGCCAGGGGTAAAAATAACGGCGGGCAATGTGGATGACCGTGACCCGGTACCAGAGGTGACCCGCTCCTTGTTTGGCAAACTCTTCGGTGACCGGGGCTACATTTCGCAATCACTCTTTGAGCAACTCCGCGAGCAAGGTGTGCAGCTCATCACCAAAGTACGCAAGAACATGAAAAACAAGCTGTTGCCGTTGTTTGACAAGCTGCTGCTACGTAAACGTTCGATCATTGAGAGCGTCAATGACCAATTGAAGAATATCTCGCAAATCGAGCACTCCCGCCATCGCAGCCCAGTTAACTTTTTTGTTAATCTGATAGCCGGATTGGTGGCTTACACCTTTCGCGAGAAGAAACCCTCACTTAATATCAGGCTCCCTCAAGCTCTTCCAGTCGTGATTTGA
- a CDS encoding transposase, with protein MGEKDFEEKGAAKAVSNAVQEMEQSAEEMCLSTPGGRFHVRWDENGSATAMGQLAFFSEFLEVTGLFARWVEGCPLSYTSPNAPAVVDLLGTWLLSILDGQRRYAHIAGLPGDEVAPEILGMGKIVSDESLRRALSALAPGLPKRCDESQRAVCLAQLMKSTIWMDTALSESTREALNTAWILDADSSVKLLYGRQTGAEIGYNPSKPGRPSHTLHTYWISNVRLVLDVEVQSGKSHAAKHSLPRLRQLIEDLALEKRPALVRGDSAFGNEGVMAGMEQINQRYLFKLRQTAGIKRLIERKWQQNQWQPVGQGFNAVEDQIQLAGWSRARRIVVLRRQVKNNLAVEMNADTQQGTLHFVDHLDKIKVWE; from the coding sequence ATGGGTGAAAAGGATTTTGAGGAAAAAGGAGCGGCAAAGGCGGTAAGTAACGCCGTGCAGGAGATGGAGCAATCTGCAGAGGAGATGTGTTTGTCGACTCCTGGTGGTCGATTTCACGTGCGCTGGGATGAAAACGGAAGTGCCACAGCCATGGGTCAGTTGGCATTTTTTTCTGAATTCCTGGAAGTTACCGGCTTATTTGCCCGTTGGGTAGAAGGATGCCCGCTTTCTTACACGAGTCCTAATGCGCCTGCTGTGGTTGATTTACTGGGTACCTGGTTGCTCTCCATTCTTGATGGGCAGCGACGCTATGCCCACATCGCCGGGCTACCAGGAGACGAAGTGGCTCCTGAGATACTTGGCATGGGCAAGATTGTCAGCGATGAGAGCTTGCGTCGCGCGCTGAGTGCGCTTGCGCCAGGTTTACCCAAACGTTGCGATGAATCGCAACGTGCTGTCTGCCTGGCTCAACTGATGAAGAGTACGATCTGGATGGATACAGCGCTCAGCGAGAGTACTCGTGAGGCCTTGAATACTGCCTGGATTCTTGACGCTGATAGCAGCGTCAAGCTGTTATATGGCCGTCAAACAGGTGCTGAGATCGGCTACAATCCTAGCAAGCCGGGACGGCCAAGCCACACCTTGCATACGTATTGGATTAGCAATGTTCGTCTGGTGCTTGATGTTGAAGTGCAAAGCGGTAAATCTCATGCTGCCAAACATAGCCTACCCCGTCTGCGGCAGTTAATCGAAGACTTGGCTCTTGAAAAGCGTCCTGCGTTGGTGCGTGGCGACAGTGCTTTTGGCAATGAAGGCGTGATGGCTGGAATGGAACAGATTAATCAGCGTTATCTGTTCAAACTGCGCCAGACTGCTGGAATTAAACGTTTGATCGAGCGGAAATGGCAGCAAAACCAGTGGCAGCCTGTGGGGCAAGGCTTTAACGCAGTAGAGGATCAAATCCAATTGGCAGGCTGGAGTCGCGCGCGGCGGATAGTGGTGCTGCGGCGTCAAGTCAAAAACAATCTGGCAGTCGAAATGAATGCTGATACTCAACAGGGAACCCTGCACTTCGTTGACCATCTAGATAAGATCAAAGTATGGGAATAG